The genomic stretch GGCGGTCGCGCTGGCCGCGCTCGCCGCGGCCCTGGCGGTCGCCCTTCTGGCCGCGGTCCTGACGGTCCCCGCGGTCCTGGCGCTCGCCCTTGCCCTGGCGGCCCTCGGCGCTGTCGGCGGCGGCCTCGGCCTTGCCGTCCTCGCGCTGCGCCACCCGGGTGTCGGCCTTCGTCTCGGCCTTGCCCTCGGCCTTCGCCTCGCCGGCGCCCTCGGGGCTGCCCGCGGCGGCGGTGGCGCGGCGCCGGCGGCGCTCGCCGGTGGGCTCCTCGCCGGTCTGGCCCGGGATGTCGATCTGCTGCTGCCCGGCGGACTGGTCGGCGGCCTTCTCGGCCCCCTTGCCCGCGGCCTTGGCGTCGCCGTCCTCGCCCGTACGGGCCTTGGACGTCGCCCGGCGCTTGGGCTTGGTCTCGGTCTCTGCGGGCGCGTCGCCCTTGGCGGCGGAGGCGGTGCCGGCGCCCTGGGCCTGCTTCTCCTTGATGACCTCGATCAGCTGGCTCTTGCGCATCCGCGCGGTGCCCTTGATACCGAGGCTGGAGGCGACCTGCTGCAGCTCTGCCAGGACCATGCCGTCCAGGCCGGTGCCGGAACGGCGGCGCCGCGTCGGCGCGGCGGGAGCGTCCGTGGCGGGCGCGGTGGCACTGCCATCGGTGCGTACGCCCATCAGATCGGTGGTGTCGCTCACGAAGGGTCCTTCCCTGGAGCGGGCGTCGGCCTGTCTGGCTCGGCGACCGGTTGTGCTGTCCGGCTGCGGTCCCGTACTTGCGGACCTGGCCGGGGCGGTGGTCCCGCCGAAACGGCGGAGAGATCAGTGCATGGTTCCGGCGCGAAGAGATGTCTGTGACTCATGTCCGTCACGCCGATTCCGGAGCGTGCTCGCTTCTGCTCAGGCAACTGCTCCAAGCAGTCTGGGAAGCTCCCGGAAGAAAGGTGGTCCCGGAAGGGGACACGGAGTACCGCGCCGCTGAGGCGTCACGTACTCACTTGAGGTTAACACTACCGGATCCAACAAACATTCCCCCTCTCGAAGACCGGCAATCGAACGATCACCCGGCGAGCGGCAGCACCGAGGCGCCCGCCGCGTCGAGGGCCAGCCGGTTGGCCGCCCACCCCTCGCCCGCCAGGCCGGCGACCTTGTCGGCCGCGTCCTCCTGGACCAGCGCGAGCACCGTGGGGCCCGCGCCGGAGATGACTGCAGGGACGCCGTCCGCCCGCAGTCGGTTCACCAGGGCCGCGCTCTCCGGCATCGCGGGAGCACGGTACTCCTGGTGAAGTCGGTCCTCGGTCGCGGCCAGCAGCAGCTCGGGGCGCCTGGTCAGGGCCTCGACGAGCAGTGCGGCGCGGCCGGCGTTGGCCGCGGCGTCCACGTGCGGAACGGTACGCGGCAGCAGGCCCCGCGCGGTCTCCGTGAGCACCGGGCGGCCCGGTACGAAGACCACCGGAACGATGGAATCGGCGGGATCCAGCCGGATCGCCCGCGCGGTTCCGGTATCCGTCCAGGCCAGCGTGAAACCACCGAGCAGACACGCGGCGACGTTGTCCGGGTGGCCCTCGATCTCGGTCGCCAGCTCCAGCAGCGCCGCGTCGTCGAGCTTCTGCTCGGCGCCTATGGTCACGGCGCGGGCGGCCATGATGCCGGCGCAGATCGCGGCGGAGGAGGAGCCCAGGCCGCGGCCGTGCGGGATGCGGTTGGCGCACACGATCTCCAGGCCGCGCGGCTGCCCGCCGAGCAGGTCGAAGGCGGTGCGCAGGGACCGTACGAGCAGGTGGCTCTCGTCGCGCGGCAGGGTTTCGGCGCCCTCGCCCGCGATGTCGACGTGCAGGCCGGAATCGGCCACCCGTACCACGACGTCGTCGTACAGCCCGAGGGCGAGCCCCAGGGCGTCGAAGCCGGGACCGAGATTGGCGCTGGTCGCGGGGGTGCGCACCCGGACGGCGGCGGCGCGGAACGCTGGACCGGCCATCGCTCGATGACTCTCCTTGATGTGATGCTGCGGCACTGCCCCGGAGCGCCGCGGCACCAGGGTGGCGCCCGGCCGGCTCATGGGGACCGTTCTGACCTGCCCTGCACACCACTGCGGCATGCCGTGGGGAGGGGAGTTGGCTGCCAGCCTATCGAAGGAAGGTTCTGCGGCGACATAGGGCGCACAGGAGGCGCACGATGCGTGTCGCACGCCACCCTCGGCTCCGAGCCGCATTTGCAGCCTTTGCAGGGTTTGCTCGATCCGGCACGACGGGCCCTCGCGGCCCCGTGAACCGGTGGCGCGCGGCGTCGCGCGCGCCGGGTGGGCACCCGGCCGTACCCGTACGGGCGGGCCGGGTGCGCCGTGTCCCGAGGGGGCGCGTTACGCCAGACCGAGGCGCTCGGCCGCGGCGTCCGCGTCGACCGGGACGGTGACCGGCTGCGGGGCGCCCGCGACGGCCCAGTCCGGGTCCTTGAGGCCGTTGCCGGTGACCGTGCAGACGATCCGCTGGCCCGGGTCGACCTTGCCCTCGTCGGCGGCCTTGAGCAGGCCGGCCACCGAGGCGGCCGAGGCGGGCTCCACGAAGACGCCCTCCTGGGAGGCCAGCAGCCGGTAGGCGGCCAGGATCTGACGGTCGGTCACCTCGTCGATGAAGCCGCCGGACTCGTCCCGGGCGCGCTCGGCGAACTGCCAGGAGGCGGGGTTGCCGATCCGGATGGCGGTCGCGATCGTGTGCGGATCCTTGACGACTTCGCCACGTACGATCGGCGCGCTGCCGGACGCCTGGAAGCCCCACATGCGCGGGGTGCGCGAGGCGACGCCGTCGGCGGCGTACTCCTGGTACCCCTTCCAGTACGCGGTGATGTTGCCCGCGTTGCCGACCGGGAGCACATGGATGTCCGGCGCGTCGTCCAGCATGTCCACGATCTCGAAGGCGGCGGTCTTCTGGCCCTCGATCCGTACCGGGTTGACGGAGTTCACAAGTGCGACGGGGTACTTCTCGGACAGCCCCCGGGCCAGCGTCAGACAGTCGTCGAAATTGCCGTCGACCTGGAGGATCTTGGCGCCGTGCACCAGCGCCTGGCCCATCTTGCCCAGCGCGATCTTGCCCTGCGGGACCAGCACGGCGCAGACCATCCCGGCCCGTACGGCGTACGCGGCCGCCGACGCGGAGGTGTTGCCGGTCGAGGCGCAGATGACGGCCTTGGCACCCTCCTCCTTCGCCCGGGTGATGGCCATCGTCATGCCGCGGTCCTTGAAGGAGCCGGTGGGGTTGGCACCCTCCACCTTGAGATGCACCTCACAGCCCGTGCGCTCGGAGAGCACCTGGGCGGGCACCAGCGGCGTACCGCCCTCGCGCAGCGTGACGACCTCGGTCGACGCCCCGACCGGCAGCCGGTCGCGGTACTCCTCGATGATTCCGCGCCACTGACGGCTCGCGGTGGAAATGGCAGACATGGGTTCCTTTACTCCCCTTCGACCCGCATGATGCTGGCAACGCCCCGGACGGTGTCCAGGTCGCGCAGCGCGTCGACGGTCGACGACAGGGCGGCGTCCGCCGCCCGGTGCGTGACGACGACGAGGGACGCCTCTCCCCCGTTCGCGGTCTCACCGGAGCGGGCGGCACCCCCGTCCTTGCTCTGCTGGCGCACGGTGTCGATGGACACGCCGTGCTCGGCGAAAACCATGGCCACCTGGGCCAGGACACCGGGCTTGTCCGCCACGTCCAGGCTGATGTGGTAGCGGGTGACCACGTCACCCATCGGCCCGACCGGCAGCTGCGTGTACGCGGACTCGCCGGGCCCGGTGGTCCCGGCCAGCTTGTTGCGGCAGACCGCCACCAGGTCGCCGAGGACCGCGGAGGCGGTCGGCGAGCCGCCCGCGCCCGGCCCGTAGAACATCAGCTGCCCGGCGGCCTCCGCCTCGACGAAGACCGCGTTGTACGCCTCGCGCACGGAGGCCAGCGGATGCGACAGCGGAATCATCGCCGGGTGCACGCGCGCGGTGACCGAAGCGCCGTCGGCGGCCCGCTCGCAGATCGCCAGCAGCTTGACCGTGCAGCCCATGCGCTTGGCGGAGGCGATGTCGGAGGCGGTGACCTCGGT from Streptomyces albofaciens JCM 4342 encodes the following:
- the thrB gene encoding homoserine kinase codes for the protein MAGPAFRAAAVRVRTPATSANLGPGFDALGLALGLYDDVVVRVADSGLHVDIAGEGAETLPRDESHLLVRSLRTAFDLLGGQPRGLEIVCANRIPHGRGLGSSSAAICAGIMAARAVTIGAEQKLDDAALLELATEIEGHPDNVAACLLGGFTLAWTDTGTARAIRLDPADSIVPVVFVPGRPVLTETARGLLPRTVPHVDAAANAGRAALLVEALTRRPELLLAATEDRLHQEYRAPAMPESAALVNRLRADGVPAVISGAGPTVLALVQEDAADKVAGLAGEGWAANRLALDAAGASVLPLAG
- the thrC gene encoding threonine synthase, which gives rise to MSAISTASRQWRGIIEEYRDRLPVGASTEVVTLREGGTPLVPAQVLSERTGCEVHLKVEGANPTGSFKDRGMTMAITRAKEEGAKAVICASTGNTSASAAAYAVRAGMVCAVLVPQGKIALGKMGQALVHGAKILQVDGNFDDCLTLARGLSEKYPVALVNSVNPVRIEGQKTAAFEIVDMLDDAPDIHVLPVGNAGNITAYWKGYQEYAADGVASRTPRMWGFQASGSAPIVRGEVVKDPHTIATAIRIGNPASWQFAERARDESGGFIDEVTDRQILAAYRLLASQEGVFVEPASAASVAGLLKAADEGKVDPGQRIVCTVTGNGLKDPDWAVAGAPQPVTVPVDADAAAERLGLA